One segment of Candidatus Thorarchaeota archaeon DNA contains the following:
- a CDS encoding DUF4258 domain-containing protein, with the protein MIVFTRHALERMRQRGITEREIETVLANVTTATPPEQNNDMTAQRRFGGRVLRVHFRVAGSDKLVITAYWTSKLSKYGE; encoded by the coding sequence TTGATAGTCTTCACGAGGCATGCCTTGGAGAGGATGAGGCAGAGAGGGATTACCGAAAGGGAGATAGAAACCGTACTGGCGAATGTCACGACTGCAACTCCGCCCGAACAGAACAACGACATGACTGCGCAGAGGCGGTTCGGCGGGAGAGTGTTGCGTGTCCACTTCCGTGTCGCTGGTAGTGACAAGCTGGTCATCACAGCCTACTGGACGTCAAAGCTGAGTAAGTACGGCGAATAG
- a CDS encoding DUF2283 domain-containing protein, which produces MRIDYDPVADAVYFHFRSAEVVESLELRDGVIVDYAADGSVCGIEILSYSKRKIDLNRLITLREEEIVAEVAAI; this is translated from the coding sequence ATGAGAATCGACTATGACCCTGTTGCAGATGCGGTGTACTTCCACTTCAGGAGCGCCGAGGTCGTAGAGAGTCTGGAGCTACGGGACGGCGTGATAGTCGACTACGCTGCCGACGGAAGCGTCTGCGGGATAGAGATCCTCTCTTACTCCAAGCGCAAGATAGACCTGAATCGCCTGATCACACTCCGCGAGGAGGAGATAGTCGCCGAGGTCGCTGCCATTTGA
- a CDS encoding DUF86 domain-containing protein has product MSAAGFPELFLRAHPGLPVKERTGMRNRLEHAYSDVDVAIV; this is encoded by the coding sequence GTGTCCGCAGCCGGTTTCCCTGAACTGTTCCTGAGGGCGCATCCGGGACTGCCAGTGAAAGAGAGGACGGGGATGCGCAACAGGCTAGAACATGCGTACTCTGACGTTGATGTCGCCATTGTGTGA
- a CDS encoding type II toxin-antitoxin system VapC family toxin, producing MRYLVDTNVFLEVLLEQADATAARRFLKETEPERLVLSDFTLHSIGIILLRHERPGLLKEFVQDVVVRAALGVHGLRPDDLSEVADISARFTMDFDDSYQYLLAKKQHLQIVSYDSHFDRTDLRRVTPSDALDVRTRTAQAE from the coding sequence CTGAGATATCTCGTTGATACGAATGTGTTCCTTGAGGTCCTGCTCGAACAGGCGGACGCTACTGCAGCAAGACGATTCCTGAAGGAAACGGAGCCTGAGCGACTCGTCCTGAGCGACTTCACACTTCACTCGATAGGAATCATCCTCCTCAGGCATGAGAGGCCCGGACTGCTGAAGGAGTTCGTTCAAGACGTGGTAGTACGGGCAGCACTAGGAGTCCACGGACTGCGCCCGGATGACCTCTCAGAAGTCGCCGATATCTCAGCCCGCTTCACAATGGACTTCGATGACTCATATCAGTACCTCCTCGCCAAGAAGCAACACCTACAGATTGTCAGCTACGATTCCCACTTTGACCGTACAGACCTGAGAAGAGTGACTCCTTCAGATGCTCTTGACGTCCGTACTCGAACAGCCCAAGCGGAATGA
- a CDS encoding ribonucleoside reductase class II — translation MKVTKRDGRVVEFDDRKIENAILRAFESAKESPAPVRRLTDDVVRRIRESGKDPIHIEEIQDIVEDVLIHDGFTDIAKRYIRYREKRANARRLLRQVGVVDDLKIGANAATVLKRYLLKNESGEIIETPSQLFRRVAGAIAGVERMYDPEVDVRTYADLYYSIMVSMEFLPNSPTLFNAGTEIGQCSACFVLPIDDDIDAIFTSLKHMAKVQKSGGGTGFSFSRLRPAGSRVGTTGGVASGPVSFMRVYDTATDVIKQGGKRRGANMAILRCDHPDIMEFISCKADKQAFRNFNISVAVTDRFMEALREDGEIELISPNTGEVQKRVRARTIFDAIVHNAWSTGDPGIVFIDTINREHPLVGTQIEATNPCVAGDTIVSTERGLIGIQNVPNAMRTARKLVYLLRTTEGYQVKVTRDHRVLTPTGWRMAGGLQQGNTVCLQSVKGGFGVDGDMATGQVLGWYVRDGWVLDDEEHATLAFYGKDRTELVRHYEQTVAQLTGSSPSLVEARNHCEVISRGTLELARDWGVTRTSVSERLLSSSEDCQRGFLQGLFTAGGSVQRDTGTGPCIRLSGKEVGLLQAVQLMLLNFGVVSSIRHLDRERGLRLTPDGRGGLRLCQSEEDTELVISGDNMVRFHEQIGFLLDFKQEALKDCMALLPPGQPSTETFLAHFESLVPLQEQDVFDVVGTPAGGFIAGGIVVHNCGEQPLLPYESCVLGSINLAKMVQDGKVNWKRLEEVVNLAIRFLDNIIDLNRYPVEDIEIATKATRKVGLGVMGFAEMLIQLGIPYDSDEGIRVAEEVMAFIRDRADKASQELAKVRGNFAGIDRLKTPVKWKRNATTTTIAPTGSISLIAQTSSGIEPLFAVAHSRILTEGIQLNETNELFRRIAEERGFWTDDVEREVARTGSVQHIDAVPDDVKRIFRTAHEIDPVWHLRMQAAFQRHTDNAVSKTVNLPRDATPDDVRAIFLLADELRLKGITVFRDGCLEGVQVLYLGCPTCNV, via the coding sequence ATGTCCTCATTCATGACGGCTTCACAGACATTGCGAAGCGGTACATCAGGTACAGGGAGAAGCGGGCCAATGCCAGACGACTGCTACGTCAGGTCGGCGTCGTCGATGACCTGAAGATTGGTGCCAACGCAGCAACCGTGCTGAAACGATATCTCCTCAAGAACGAGAGTGGGGAGATCATCGAGACTCCTTCACAGCTGTTTCGAAGAGTGGCAGGGGCCATAGCTGGCGTGGAGCGCATGTACGACCCCGAGGTGGACGTGCGAACGTATGCAGACCTCTACTACTCCATCATGGTCAGCATGGAGTTTCTGCCCAACAGTCCAACTCTCTTCAACGCAGGCACCGAGATAGGCCAGTGCAGTGCGTGCTTCGTCCTGCCCATAGATGACGACATAGACGCCATATTCACAAGCCTGAAGCACATGGCGAAGGTTCAGAAGTCCGGAGGCGGCACAGGCTTCAGTTTCTCGCGGCTTCGACCCGCTGGCTCAAGGGTGGGGACGACTGGCGGCGTGGCAAGTGGGCCGGTCTCATTCATGCGCGTATACGACACTGCCACCGATGTGATCAAGCAGGGCGGAAAACGACGCGGAGCAAACATGGCAATACTCAGGTGCGACCATCCCGACATCATGGAGTTCATATCATGCAAGGCCGACAAGCAGGCATTCCGGAACTTCAACATCTCTGTGGCAGTGACTGACAGGTTCATGGAGGCGCTTCGTGAGGACGGCGAGATAGAGTTGATTTCGCCAAACACCGGAGAGGTGCAGAAGCGAGTCCGGGCAAGGACCATCTTCGATGCCATAGTCCACAATGCATGGAGCACGGGAGACCCGGGAATCGTGTTCATAGACACGATAAACCGAGAGCACCCGCTGGTTGGTACGCAGATAGAGGCGACCAACCCCTGCGTTGCTGGTGACACCATAGTCAGCACCGAGAGGGGACTGATAGGCATTCAGAACGTGCCCAACGCCATGCGGACAGCGAGAAAGCTCGTATATCTCCTGAGGACAACCGAGGGGTACCAGGTCAAGGTCACGCGGGACCATCGAGTCCTGACTCCGACTGGCTGGAGGATGGCAGGCGGACTCCAGCAGGGTAACACAGTCTGTCTTCAGAGCGTTAAGGGAGGGTTTGGGGTGGACGGAGACATGGCAACGGGGCAGGTACTCGGATGGTACGTGCGAGACGGATGGGTTCTTGATGATGAAGAGCATGCCACACTGGCATTCTATGGAAAGGACAGGACTGAGCTCGTCAGACACTATGAACAGACTGTCGCGCAGCTGACCGGTTCCAGTCCATCACTGGTCGAGGCCAGGAATCACTGCGAGGTCATATCGCGAGGCACACTGGAGCTGGCAAGGGACTGGGGAGTCACGCGCACATCGGTGTCAGAGAGACTCCTGTCATCATCAGAGGACTGCCAGAGAGGCTTCCTCCAGGGCCTGTTCACGGCGGGCGGTTCCGTCCAGAGGGACACCGGCACAGGACCGTGCATAAGACTCAGCGGGAAGGAGGTGGGGCTGCTACAGGCTGTGCAACTCATGCTGCTCAACTTCGGAGTCGTATCGAGCATTCGTCATCTTGACCGCGAGAGAGGACTTCGCCTGACCCCGGATGGCAGGGGCGGGCTCAGGCTTTGCCAGAGCGAGGAGGATACTGAGCTGGTCATATCAGGCGACAACATGGTCCGATTCCACGAGCAGATTGGCTTTCTACTGGACTTTAAGCAGGAAGCCCTCAAGGACTGCATGGCACTGCTTCCGCCCGGACAGCCCAGCACAGAGACATTCCTTGCACACTTCGAGTCGCTTGTACCGTTACAAGAGCAGGATGTGTTCGATGTTGTTGGCACGCCCGCGGGTGGGTTCATTGCGGGTGGAATCGTCGTTCACAACTGCGGAGAGCAGCCGTTGCTTCCCTACGAGTCCTGTGTACTTGGCAGTATCAACCTCGCAAAGATGGTACAGGATGGAAAAGTCAACTGGAAGAGGCTCGAAGAAGTCGTGAACCTAGCCATCAGATTCCTTGACAACATAATAGACCTGAACAGATACCCCGTCGAGGACATAGAGATAGCAACAAAGGCCACGAGGAAGGTCGGTCTCGGAGTCATGGGCTTTGCGGAGATGCTCATTCAGCTTGGTATCCCCTATGACTCCGACGAGGGAATCAGAGTGGCGGAAGAGGTGATGGCATTCATCCGGGACAGGGCGGACAAGGCCTCGCAAGAACTCGCGAAGGTCAGGGGCAACTTCGCCGGCATCGATCGTCTGAAGACCCCGGTGAAGTGGAAACGCAATGCAACCACCACGACCATTGCTCCCACGGGCAGCATAAGTCTGATTGCGCAGACCAGCAGCGGGATAGAGCCTCTGTTTGCCGTAGCACACTCAAGGATACTCACTGAGGGAATCCAGCTGAATGAGACCAACGAGCTCTTCAGGAGAATCGCTGAGGAGAGAGGCTTCTGGACCGACGATGTTGAGAGAGAGGTGGCACGGACAGGTTCCGTACAACACATCGATGCTGTACCAGACGATGTCAAACGCATATTCCGCACCGCCCACGAGATAGACCCTGTGTGGCACCTGCGGATGCAGGCAGCTTTCCAGAGACACACGGACAATGCTGTGAGCAAGACTGTGAATCTGCCAAGGGATGCCACACCCGACGATGTGAGAGCGATATTCCTTCTCGCCGATGAACTCAGGCTGAAGGGCATCACGGTCTTCAGGGACGGCTGCCTTGAGGGAGTTCAGGTACTCTACCTTGGATGTCCGACCTGCAATGTCTGA